From Calothrix sp. PCC 6303, a single genomic window includes:
- a CDS encoding pentapeptide repeat-containing protein: protein MLKQTLQRQIKQLNSQEIQERLLAINQLEQITKTHPSHHWYIMEALSNFLRQSAPIDNLDIICIDIQTALHVICNRNVQHDPKNQILDLSFTNIPNVNLDNTNLQQINFYQSNLTNASLKNANLHQAILAAANLKGANLERANLSSANLGAANLTNANLRAANLHRANLYLANLEGAIVQEANLWEANLREANFKGVRQPLNS from the coding sequence ATGCTAAAACAAACCTTACAACGGCAAATCAAACAACTCAACTCCCAAGAAATTCAAGAGCGTTTACTTGCAATTAATCAATTAGAACAAATTACCAAAACTCATCCATCCCATCACTGGTATATCATGGAGGCTTTGAGTAATTTTCTGCGTCAATCAGCACCAATAGATAATTTAGACATAATTTGTATTGATATTCAAACAGCACTGCATGTTATTTGTAATAGAAATGTTCAACATGATCCCAAAAATCAAATATTAGATCTTAGTTTTACAAATATTCCTAATGTGAATCTAGATAATACTAATTTACAGCAAATAAACTTTTATCAAAGCAATTTAACGAATGCCAGTTTAAAAAATGCCAACTTACACCAAGCAATTCTCGCTGCTGCAAACTTGAAAGGTGCAAACCTTGAAAGGGCAAACTTAAGTTCAGCAAATTTAGGCGCAGCAAACCTCACAAATGCAAATCTCCGCGCTGCTAATTTACATCGAGCTAATTTATACTTAGCCAATCTTGAAGGGGCAATTGTTCAAGAAGCAAACCTCTGGGAGGCAAACTTGAGAGAAGCTAACTTCAAAGGTGTCAGGCAACCTCTGAATTCGTAA
- a CDS encoding iron uptake porin, whose amino-acid sequence MKSRHFYPEQAACITFWLIITGVFGFPNQAASAEVAEISKLPQQVSQVVETSDSSDGVVLEISKLPQKISQVTETAENSDESMSQVTSVSQLKDVQPTDWAFQALQSLVERYGCIAGYPDGTYRGNRSLTRYEFAAGLNACLNRVNELIATGTENITTREDLEKLKKLQEDFSAELVALRGRVDNLETRSAEVAANQFSTTTKLSGVSIIGVQGRSNNRADINPRDGIRDTKDPGTNTNLITLNQLFLTTQTSPTSYLVTGLLAGQGSTNPRNSNDITLGYEFNTNSSFVLSDLHYHQLLSPKLAVMIGTSNVNTITAFRGPNRVENAAIGPLSYFAQRNPILDIGYVGQAGIAVDWQFSKRASLQGIYSSVSANNPSQRNGLFDGNTTAGGQLLVTPTDSIDVSLYYLNNYAANGCLLTFIGDDCLTATDPMTNKRAPIQTNAIGSTINWQLSPKFTIGAWGGYTNSHIPGKSGKVETTNWMVYLNFPDLFGKGNLGGIYVGQPPKITNSDLPLGSNVPDFISGGSGKSGGQPGTTTHIEAFYRFQVTDNISVTPGIIHLIEPGNTPDSDSVTIGVLRTTFLF is encoded by the coding sequence GTGAAAAGCAGGCATTTTTACCCAGAACAAGCAGCTTGTATTACTTTCTGGCTAATCATAACAGGTGTTTTCGGCTTTCCCAATCAAGCTGCATCCGCAGAAGTTGCCGAAATCAGTAAACTTCCTCAACAAGTATCCCAAGTTGTGGAAACCTCAGATAGTTCAGATGGAGTTGTACTTGAAATCAGTAAACTTCCTCAAAAAATATCACAGGTTACGGAAACTGCTGAAAACTCAGATGAATCGATGTCACAGGTGACATCTGTATCTCAACTCAAAGATGTTCAGCCTACAGATTGGGCATTTCAAGCATTACAATCCCTAGTTGAACGCTATGGTTGTATTGCCGGATATCCTGATGGGACATACCGAGGAAATCGTTCCTTAACTAGGTATGAATTTGCAGCGGGGTTAAATGCCTGTTTAAATCGCGTGAATGAATTAATTGCCACTGGTACTGAAAATATTACTACACGCGAAGACTTAGAAAAGCTAAAAAAACTCCAAGAAGATTTTTCCGCAGAATTGGTTGCTTTGCGCGGTAGAGTTGATAACTTAGAAACACGTTCAGCCGAAGTTGCTGCAAATCAATTTTCTACCACCACAAAACTATCTGGTGTAAGTATTATTGGTGTTCAAGGACGCAGTAATAACCGTGCCGATATTAATCCCCGTGATGGAATAAGAGATACAAAAGACCCTGGTACAAATACTAATTTAATTACATTAAATCAATTATTTTTAACAACTCAAACTAGCCCGACTAGTTACTTAGTTACAGGACTTTTAGCAGGACAAGGATCAACAAATCCTCGAAATAGTAATGATATAACTTTGGGTTATGAATTTAATACTAATAGTAGCTTTGTATTAAGTGATTTGCACTATCATCAACTTCTTAGTCCTAAATTAGCAGTGATGATAGGAACCAGTAATGTTAATACAATTACGGCTTTTAGAGGTCCTAATCGGGTTGAAAATGCAGCAATCGGACCTTTATCTTATTTTGCTCAACGCAACCCAATTTTAGATATCGGCTATGTTGGACAAGCGGGAATTGCCGTGGATTGGCAGTTTAGTAAACGCGCTAGTTTACAAGGTATTTATTCTAGTGTAAGTGCCAATAATCCCAGCCAAAGAAATGGTTTATTTGATGGAAATACAACTGCTGGTGGACAGTTATTGGTGACACCAACTGATTCTATAGACGTTAGTTTATATTATTTAAATAATTATGCGGCTAATGGTTGCCTGCTTACATTTATTGGTGATGATTGTTTAACAGCAACTGATCCCATGACGAATAAAAGAGCACCTATCCAAACTAACGCCATTGGTAGTACTATTAACTGGCAACTTTCCCCCAAATTCACTATTGGTGCTTGGGGTGGTTATACTAATTCCCATATCCCTGGTAAATCTGGTAAGGTTGAAACTACTAATTGGATGGTATATTTAAACTTTCCTGATTTATTTGGCAAGGGAAATTTGGGTGGTATTTATGTTGGACAACCACCAAAAATTACCAACAGTGATTTACCTTTAGGGAGTAATGTTCCTGATTTTATTAGCGGTGGTTCAGGTAAATCTGGAGGACAACCGGGAACTACTACCCACATTGAGGCATTTTACCGTTTTCAAGTCACTGATAATATTAGTGTGACACCAGGTATTATTCATCTTATAGAACCGGGAAATACACCTGATAGTGATTCAGTAACGATAGGTGTTTTACGTACTACTTTCCTTTTTTAG
- a CDS encoding J domain-containing protein, whose product MDLGDCYRILGLRTGASFADVKSSYRRLAQLYHPDINPEDRKAKDKFIALTEAYKLLLQVLPATDVVMPQSKATRQATTQQRTATTRKPSGTSPAAAEATTGVAKERVQTKPPNLAEIEQRLKWKTYEQLQRFLQERRFPQAIALAEALAERLPDDAEVRQWQAVAYQVWARALITEKQWLKARIYLKKAMKTDPHNKSLLYEVQCDFQKLEQIF is encoded by the coding sequence ATGGATCTTGGAGATTGCTACCGTATATTGGGTTTAAGGACTGGTGCCTCGTTCGCTGATGTTAAATCTTCGTACAGAAGATTGGCGCAGCTCTATCACCCAGATATAAATCCAGAAGATAGAAAAGCGAAAGATAAGTTTATTGCCTTAACTGAGGCTTATAAGTTGCTGTTGCAGGTGTTGCCAGCGACTGATGTTGTAATGCCACAGTCTAAAGCCACACGACAAGCTACAACCCAACAACGAACTGCAACAACTAGAAAACCCTCTGGCACGTCCCCAGCTGCTGCTGAGGCAACTACTGGGGTGGCGAAAGAAAGAGTACAAACTAAACCGCCGAATTTGGCAGAAATTGAACAACGCTTGAAGTGGAAGACTTACGAGCAACTACAGCGCTTTCTCCAAGAGCGTCGCTTTCCCCAAGCGATCGCACTCGCTGAAGCACTGGCTGAACGTCTACCTGATGATGCTGAAGTTAGGCAATGGCAAGCTGTAGCTTACCAAGTTTGGGCAAGGGCATTAATTACCGAAAAACAATGGCTCAAGGCAAGGATATACCTCAAAAAAGCCATGAAAACCGATCCGCATAACAAATCTTTACTTTATGAAGTGCAATGTGATTTTCAAAAGTTAGAACAGATTTTTTAG
- a CDS encoding ABC transporter substrate-binding protein, protein MSKTPTFKTILFTALSITITACTNSTKTSQTIPIGIAFAQTSNVALLGQEGSNGAKIAEKYFNDQGGINGTPIKLIFQDTGGEEQGAINAFQTLINKDKVVGIIGPTLSQQGFSAHPVADRAKVPVVAASNTAKGIPEIGDYVARVSSPASIVAPNSVKAALKQNPNIKKVAVFYAQNDAFNKIETEIFQKTVKDLGLEVVTVQKFQTTDTDFQSQATNGINAKPDLIIVSGLAADGGNLVRQLRELGYKGLIIGGNGLNSSNVLKVCKASCDGLIIAQAYSPQHPGKINKAFRDMYFQQYKVEPPQFSAQAFTAVQVYVEALNELDKKTKISTLQLPKIREDLNKQMLAGKYDTPIGEISFTPIGEIVQKDFYVAQIKMEKDGSAGKFEFIK, encoded by the coding sequence ATGTCAAAAACACCTACATTCAAAACTATCTTATTTACAGCCCTTTCAATTACTATTACAGCTTGTACTAACAGTACCAAAACTTCCCAAACTATTCCCATTGGTATCGCTTTTGCCCAAACCAGTAACGTTGCATTATTAGGACAAGAAGGTTCCAATGGTGCGAAAATAGCTGAAAAATATTTTAACGATCAAGGTGGAATTAATGGAACTCCAATTAAACTAATTTTTCAAGATACAGGGGGGGAAGAACAAGGGGCAATCAATGCTTTTCAAACATTAATTAATAAAGATAAAGTAGTAGGTATAATTGGACCTACTTTATCACAACAAGGATTTAGCGCCCATCCTGTAGCTGATCGTGCTAAAGTTCCAGTTGTGGCAGCTTCAAATACAGCTAAAGGTATTCCCGAAATTGGCGATTATGTTGCCAGAGTTTCCTCTCCAGCTTCCATTGTTGCCCCCAATTCAGTTAAAGCAGCACTGAAACAAAATCCCAACATCAAAAAAGTGGCAGTTTTCTACGCCCAAAATGATGCTTTCAATAAAATTGAAACTGAAATTTTTCAAAAAACAGTCAAAGATTTAGGTTTAGAAGTTGTTACAGTACAGAAATTCCAAACCACAGACACAGACTTTCAATCCCAAGCAACTAATGGAATTAATGCCAAACCAGACTTAATAATTGTATCTGGATTAGCCGCCGATGGTGGAAACTTAGTTAGGCAATTGCGAGAACTAGGTTACAAAGGTTTAATTATTGGGGGAAATGGTTTGAATTCATCTAATGTCTTGAAAGTTTGTAAAGCATCATGTGATGGATTAATTATTGCTCAAGCATATAGCCCACAGCATCCTGGGAAAATTAATAAAGCATTTCGTGACATGTATTTTCAGCAATATAAAGTAGAACCACCTCAATTTAGCGCTCAAGCATTTACAGCCGTCCAAGTTTATGTTGAAGCACTGAATGAGTTAGATAAAAAGACGAAAATTAGTACTTTACAACTTCCAAAAATTAGGGAAGATTTGAATAAGCAAATGTTAGCTGGAAAATATGATACCCCAATAGGAGAAATTTCCTTTACACCCATTGGAGAAATTGTCCAGAAAGACTTTTATGTAGCTCAAATTAAAATGGAAAAAGATGGAAGTGCAGGTAAATTTGAGTTTATTAAGTAG
- a CDS encoding ATP-dependent Clp protease proteolytic subunit, with translation MDISPIKAVQAAYSGENSYRTPPPDLESLLLKERIVYLGLPLVPAVTELIVAQLLYLQSDDPEKPIKIYINSTGTSGYTGDPVGFETEAFAIYDTMKYIKPPIHTICMGSAMGMAAMLLAAGTKGCRASLPNASIVLHQPKSYAQGQATDIQIRAKEVLANKATMLDIFSRNTGQTKEKIEKDMDRLFYITPHDAVAYGLIDRVFEKNEVANPPLPASIL, from the coding sequence ATGGACATCTCCCCCATCAAGGCTGTGCAAGCCGCTTATTCCGGCGAAAACTCATACCGCACACCGCCACCAGATTTAGAATCCTTACTCCTTAAGGAAAGAATTGTGTACCTGGGTCTGCCACTGGTGCCTGCTGTGACAGAACTAATAGTTGCCCAACTGCTGTATTTACAGTCAGACGACCCAGAAAAGCCAATCAAAATTTACATCAATTCGACTGGCACCTCCGGTTACACTGGAGATCCCGTTGGCTTTGAAACAGAAGCTTTTGCGATCTACGACACAATGAAATACATCAAGCCCCCCATCCATACAATTTGTATGGGTTCGGCTATGGGTATGGCTGCCATGCTGCTTGCCGCTGGCACCAAAGGCTGTCGCGCCAGTTTACCAAATGCTTCGATTGTTTTGCACCAGCCTAAAAGCTACGCCCAAGGGCAAGCTACAGATATTCAAATCAGGGCAAAGGAAGTTTTGGCAAACAAAGCCACAATGCTTGATATCTTCTCACGAAATACTGGGCAAACCAAGGAAAAAATTGAGAAGGACATGGATCGCCTCTTCTACATCACTCCCCATGATGCTGTTGCATATGGTCTGATTGATCGAGTGTTTGAAAAGAATGAGGTGGCTAATCCTCCTCTACCAGCTAGCATCTTGTAA
- a CDS encoding DUF2237 family protein: protein MTNAKNVLGGELEICCTSPMTGFTRNGKCETGINDMGVHVVCAQVTEEFLKFTKLQGNDLSTPAPEYGFPGLKPGDGWCLCATRWQDALKAGVAPPIVLAATHEKLLEYLPLEVLKEHALD, encoded by the coding sequence ATGACAAATGCCAAAAATGTCCTGGGTGGTGAATTAGAGATTTGCTGTACTTCCCCAATGACGGGTTTCACTCGCAATGGAAAATGTGAAACCGGGATAAATGATATGGGTGTACATGTGGTTTGCGCGCAAGTAACTGAGGAATTTCTCAAGTTTACAAAGTTACAAGGCAACGATTTAAGTACACCTGCACCAGAATATGGTTTTCCTGGGTTGAAACCTGGGGATGGTTGGTGTTTGTGTGCAACACGTTGGCAAGATGCTTTAAAAGCTGGTGTTGCACCTCCGATAGTTTTAGCAGCAACTCACGAAAAGCTTTTGGAGTATCTTCCTTTGGAGGTGTTGAAAGAACATGCTTTAGATTAG
- a CDS encoding branched-chain amino acid ABC transporter permease: MHISIFLQQLLNGLSIGSTYAIFALGYTLVYSILGIINLAHGAVFTLGAYFTYALMGGTFGSSGLLANTTLPFKLPFATALIIGGILSGLVGVAIERFAFLPLRKQGSDALLTVVSSLGVALIVVNLILYMVGAENYTFPSDTYGNLPVSINFGTVENPIPIRTVQIIIFIVSVVIVAMMTWFINRTKYGKAMQAIAEDAMTASLLGINSDRLIVLTFFISSFLAGIAGTLLASSVSIAGPYFGITFGLRGLAVIVLGGLGSIPGAVLGGFVIGIIEAFVPGEYSGYKDAVAFGILFIMLLVRPQGLLGKRFIQKV, from the coding sequence ATGCATATATCAATATTCCTCCAACAACTCCTCAACGGATTATCAATTGGTAGCACCTACGCAATCTTTGCCCTAGGATATACCCTTGTTTACTCCATTTTAGGCATCATTAACTTAGCGCATGGGGCAGTATTCACACTTGGTGCATACTTTACCTATGCATTAATGGGGGGGACATTTGGGTCTAGTGGATTACTAGCAAATACAACATTACCATTTAAATTACCCTTTGCAACTGCTTTAATTATTGGGGGAATTTTGTCTGGATTAGTGGGAGTAGCAATCGAACGTTTTGCTTTTCTTCCCCTCCGTAAACAAGGTTCTGATGCATTACTCACGGTGGTTTCTAGCTTGGGTGTAGCGTTAATAGTTGTAAATCTAATTCTGTATATGGTGGGGGCTGAAAACTACACATTTCCCAGTGATACATACGGAAATTTACCAGTATCAATTAACTTCGGCACAGTAGAGAACCCAATACCGATAAGAACTGTACAGATAATAATATTTATAGTCTCAGTTGTGATAGTCGCAATGATGACATGGTTTATCAATCGGACAAAATATGGAAAAGCCATGCAAGCGATCGCAGAAGACGCAATGACTGCTAGCCTATTAGGGATAAATAGCGATCGCTTAATCGTTTTAACGTTCTTTATTAGTAGTTTTTTAGCTGGAATTGCTGGGACACTACTTGCATCTAGCGTCAGTATAGCAGGACCTTACTTCGGTATTACCTTTGGTTTGCGAGGTTTAGCAGTCATCGTTTTAGGTGGTTTGGGTAGCATCCCCGGTGCAGTTTTAGGAGGTTTCGTTATCGGTATCATCGAAGCATTTGTACCGGGAGAATACTCTGGTTATAAAGATGCTGTTGCCTTCGGGATTCTGTTTATTATGTTATTGGTACGTCCTCAAGGTTTATTAGGGAAACGATTTATTCAGAAAGTTTAA
- a CDS encoding 3-oxoacyl-ACP synthase III family protein — protein sequence MHIPVGIKSLAVSFPSVIRTNDYYREKYPNLVAKSEEKTLARLMSLVNVTPSNEFELEMQPYLKDPFRGTVQRRVLGEGESSLTLEYKAAKDALDAANFSPDDIDLIIGSSFLSEHLGLGNAAFIARELDLTCAAWNLDATCCSTPIALQTASALVQSGAYHNVLVVVSCTYSRLVDKDDTLSWFFGDGAGAFVISSLSAHQGILGTKAINTSCLCDQLRLRVTEDEQGNQKFRLKVAKDLNKIIGDTSADMVRICCEGAAAAAAVTLDDIDFFVFTTATAWFVDFCIRVLNIDPKRTINFYPEYANVGAVLSLANLYHAAQLGKIRENDLVLIYGFGSASSASASVMRWGDVALGKAPVNTLELVY from the coding sequence ATGCATATTCCCGTAGGTATTAAATCGCTTGCTGTTAGTTTCCCTAGCGTTATTCGTACAAACGATTATTACAGAGAAAAATATCCCAATTTAGTTGCAAAGTCTGAAGAAAAAACACTGGCAAGATTGATGTCATTGGTGAATGTAACTCCCAGTAACGAGTTTGAATTGGAAATGCAACCATATCTAAAAGATCCATTTCGTGGTACTGTTCAACGACGAGTATTAGGAGAGGGAGAATCTTCACTAACCCTAGAGTATAAAGCTGCTAAGGATGCTCTTGATGCTGCAAATTTTTCTCCCGATGATATAGATCTTATAATTGGCTCTTCCTTTTTATCCGAACATCTGGGTTTGGGTAATGCAGCTTTTATTGCACGTGAACTGGATCTCACATGTGCCGCATGGAACCTTGATGCGACTTGTTGTAGCACTCCAATTGCACTACAAACTGCCTCTGCTTTAGTGCAATCAGGGGCATACCATAATGTATTAGTAGTTGTTTCTTGCACCTATTCTCGCCTTGTCGATAAAGATGATACTCTCTCTTGGTTTTTTGGTGATGGAGCTGGGGCTTTCGTTATTAGTTCCCTATCTGCCCATCAGGGAATATTAGGCACAAAGGCTATCAACACTAGTTGCTTATGTGACCAATTACGTTTAAGAGTAACGGAAGATGAGCAAGGAAATCAAAAATTTCGTCTAAAAGTAGCTAAAGACTTGAATAAAATAATTGGCGATACATCTGCGGATATGGTTCGTATTTGTTGTGAAGGTGCTGCTGCTGCTGCTGCTGTCACTTTAGATGATATTGATTTTTTCGTTTTCACAACAGCCACTGCTTGGTTTGTAGACTTTTGTATTCGGGTGCTAAATATTGATCCGAAACGAACAATTAATTTTTATCCTGAATATGCCAATGTTGGCGCAGTATTGAGTTTAGCGAATCTTTATCATGCTGCACAACTGGGCAAAATTCGTGAAAATGACTTAGTGTTAATCTATGGTTTTGGCTCTGCAAGTAGTGCTTCTGCCAGCGTAATGCGTTGGGGTGATGTGGCTTTGGGTAAGGCTCCGGTTAATACATTAGAATTGGTTTATTAG
- a CDS encoding ATP-dependent Clp protease proteolytic subunit, translating to MPIGVPKVPYRLPGGQQTQWIDIYNRLFLERIIFLGREVDDDIANKIIAEMLYLDSEDPGKDIILYINSPGGSVSAGLAIFDTMQHIKSDVATICVGLAASMGSFLLTAGTKGKRLALPHSRIMIHQPSGGTRGQATDIEIEAREIIRIRHQLNNIYANTTGQTLQKIEKDMDRDFFMSAAEAKEYGLVDRVIEEKPF from the coding sequence ATGCCCATAGGCGTTCCCAAGGTTCCCTACCGCTTGCCGGGGGGACAACAAACACAGTGGATTGATATCTACAACCGTCTTTTCCTAGAAAGGATTATTTTTTTAGGAAGAGAAGTTGATGATGACATCGCTAACAAAATTATCGCCGAGATGCTTTATCTCGATTCCGAAGATCCTGGTAAGGATATTATTTTATATATAAATTCCCCTGGCGGTTCGGTGAGTGCTGGTTTGGCTATTTTTGACACCATGCAGCACATAAAATCGGATGTAGCAACAATTTGTGTTGGTTTGGCGGCTTCGATGGGTTCTTTTCTTTTGACTGCGGGTACCAAGGGTAAACGCTTGGCACTTCCACACTCGCGCATTATGATTCACCAACCTTCTGGTGGAACCCGTGGACAAGCTACTGATATCGAAATTGAAGCGAGGGAAATTATCCGAATTCGCCATCAACTTAATAATATCTACGCCAATACTACAGGTCAGACACTGCAAAAAATCGAAAAAGATATGGATCGTGACTTTTTCATGTCAGCCGCTGAAGCAAAAGAGTATGGTTTGGTTGATCGGGTGATTGAAGAGAAACCGTTCTAA
- a CDS encoding vWA domain-containing protein, with product MKVFLQPALNDGNLDGNQVNSQRQLAISVSAIADGAGLGRNVPLNLCLILDHSGSMSGRPLETVKQAANRIVERLNPGDRLSVVVFDHRAKVLVPNQTVEDPEKIKAQINRLKADGGTAIDEGLRLGIEELAKGKKETISQAFLLTDGENEHGDNNRCLKFAQLAASYNLTLNSLGFGDNWNQDILEKIADEGGGSLSHIQQPDDAEAKFSQLFTRIQTVGLTNAYLLFSLAPRVRLAELKPIAQVAPDTIELPVQEEPDGRFSVRLGDLMKDAERVVLANFYIGQLAEGKQPIAELQVRYDDPSLNQTKLLSELILVEATVQKSYQSVADAEVQQHILALAKYRQTQLAETKLQQGDRAGAATMLQTAAKTALQMGDQNAATVLQTSATRLQAGEELSEAERKKTRIVSKTILQDS from the coding sequence ATGAAGGTTTTCTTACAGCCTGCTTTGAATGATGGCAACCTGGATGGGAACCAAGTCAATAGTCAGCGTCAGCTAGCGATTTCGGTTTCAGCGATCGCTGATGGTGCAGGATTGGGACGAAATGTCCCACTGAATTTGTGCTTGATTCTCGATCACAGCGGTTCCATGAGCGGTAGACCCCTCGAAACCGTTAAACAAGCTGCAAATCGAATTGTCGAACGCTTAAATCCTGGCGATCGCCTCAGTGTTGTGGTGTTTGATCACCGAGCAAAGGTTTTGGTTCCCAATCAAACTGTTGAGGATCCAGAAAAGATCAAAGCACAGATCAACCGTCTGAAAGCTGATGGTGGAACGGCAATTGATGAAGGTTTGAGGTTAGGAATTGAGGAATTAGCAAAGGGTAAAAAGGAAACAATTTCCCAAGCCTTTTTGTTAACCGATGGGGAAAATGAACATGGTGATAATAATCGCTGTCTCAAGTTTGCCCAATTAGCTGCTAGCTATAATTTGACTCTGAATAGCTTGGGTTTCGGGGATAATTGGAACCAAGATATTTTGGAAAAAATCGCTGATGAGGGTGGTGGTAGTTTATCTCACATCCAACAGCCAGATGATGCTGAGGCGAAATTCAGCCAGTTATTTACCCGCATTCAAACGGTGGGTTTAACTAATGCCTATTTACTGTTTTCTTTAGCTCCTAGGGTGCGATTGGCGGAACTTAAACCTATTGCCCAGGTTGCTCCAGATACCATTGAGTTACCTGTGCAAGAAGAGCCTGATGGACGCTTCTCTGTGCGTTTGGGCGATTTGATGAAGGATGCAGAACGGGTGGTGTTGGCGAATTTCTATATTGGGCAATTAGCAGAGGGTAAACAGCCAATTGCTGAGTTACAAGTTCGTTATGATGATCCGTCTCTAAATCAGACTAAATTGCTTTCTGAGTTGATCTTGGTTGAGGCAACTGTCCAGAAGTCTTACCAATCTGTGGCTGATGCGGAGGTGCAGCAGCATATTTTAGCTTTGGCTAAATACCGCCAAACTCAGTTGGCAGAGACAAAGTTACAGCAAGGCGATCGCGCTGGAGCTGCAACGATGTTACAAACGGCAGCGAAAACTGCTCTCCAAATGGGTGATCAAAACGCAGCAACGGTTCTACAAACTTCTGCCACTCGTTTACAAGCTGGTGAGGAATTGTCGGAAGCTGAACGGAAAAAAACTCGGATTGTTTCCAAAACGATCTTGCAAGATTCCTGA
- a CDS encoding FAD-dependent oxidoreductase, with amino-acid sequence MEAWYKICQDFPKDSTPMKIAVVGGGAGGVELTLAIQAGLQQLGSRKLEMHLFHSGRELMSNSSTSLRKLLKKILQQRGVELHLGKLSQIEKVFPEQGYKKITNCPDLFQHVFWVTQASAAPWIQKTGLAVDAEGFILIDETLQSISHPHVFATGDIATMVNHPRPKAGVFAVRQGKPLFRNLRQAVWGKPLKPYIPQQNYLSLIGTGDGNAISTISYAYASRGKLTLPPHKLLWYWKDYIDRQFMRQFERL; translated from the coding sequence TTGGAAGCGTGGTATAAAATTTGTCAAGATTTCCCCAAAGACTCAACACCGATGAAAATAGCTGTAGTGGGTGGGGGTGCAGGAGGTGTGGAATTAACCTTGGCAATACAAGCAGGTTTACAGCAATTGGGAAGTAGGAAGTTGGAAATGCACCTCTTTCACAGTGGGAGGGAATTAATGTCAAATTCTTCAACTTCATTGAGGAAGTTGCTGAAAAAAATATTGCAGCAACGAGGAGTAGAATTGCACTTGGGCAAATTATCCCAAATTGAAAAGGTATTCCCAGAACAAGGATATAAAAAAATCACTAATTGCCCAGATTTATTTCAGCATGTATTTTGGGTTACACAAGCATCGGCAGCACCCTGGATACAAAAAACCGGATTAGCAGTGGATGCAGAGGGATTTATTTTGATAGATGAGACATTGCAATCTATCTCCCATCCCCACGTATTTGCCACAGGAGATATAGCCACTATGGTAAACCATCCTCGTCCCAAAGCAGGAGTATTTGCAGTCCGTCAAGGAAAACCACTATTTAGGAATTTACGGCAAGCAGTATGGGGAAAACCTTTGAAACCATACATACCCCAACAAAATTATCTAAGTTTAATTGGTACCGGAGATGGTAACGCGATATCTACGATTAGCTACGCCTACGCCTCACGCGGTAAATTAACATTACCACCCCACAAACTGCTGTGGTACTGGAAGGACTATATAGATCGTCAGTTTATGCGACAATTCGAGCGTCTGTAG